The Lycium ferocissimum isolate CSIRO_LF1 chromosome 1, AGI_CSIRO_Lferr_CH_V1, whole genome shotgun sequence genome includes a region encoding these proteins:
- the LOC132034235 gene encoding uncharacterized protein LOC132034235 has product MSVSRLIPPRLRSLINTLECRRWCSSVNDKGEISPLLKKSEVPEIFEKKHMTENEGVFPREAHVQKEVGPWNNLAAILQITKKKIFGSLMEQKSSSTHELTSTSDLKGSDNVVSADSHGSGSMSNLKITIHSEKTSVANTEENVDSETSQSSYTDESKAFEVVNMNKTSNSAGPEELLNVSSKECEGSSDHSNGISSGVSSICGKANSNDGVQLINGFHRSELVEKEREQLLVEEVSSSVQISSGEDILSKFDSSCDSKRVSSLVDVSQEKRNNEPELEAKNDQMQNKEVISDIISIFEKNGTSNLKQVTHSNSFLPSEATNKWRDVLVKKSVFSANERHPAEDTSIPISLSKSEMDEIALVSNNSCHVEADHRATDQIVDPKSEKSVPREFEPLNGTSHNIFGKSGDIKSLIDCIRELPPQKPCVVRPEEMVVDRDRERSANSSIQAQTDKQTLDRKKRKTSSEDVIGKKENSNQEIACLMEKGDLNKGESASLSEKLSDEKKMTIKFVNVTAKESDVSKVFKGCGAVTKVVFPSVKSTNFKVAHVYFESEEGRQKALKKTDMMIKNIVALEATSPQKGRERMCIPNLIGCPEVPASLVKHPSRTVMIKKLNNNVSFHDIKEALSFCKSNITGIFFGSSSSVAYVEFETVEGKEIAIEKHSLIVLGERLSILRIDPPRTTIVRISNVDSLAMGKVTSVCKKLGKTRHFFPRTNDILDVHFKLAEWPRMLEILNRLNGVEVDGQQLVAKPAPVYPPDVLNVLWSQPEGRKHLKTAFNSMLLKLGEENTGLAILVDNFYADVQER; this is encoded by the exons AATGTAGAAGATGGTGTTCTTCAGTGAATGATAAGGGCGAAATTTCACCGCTGTTGAAGAAATCAGAAGTGCCGGAGATATTTGAAAAGAA ACATATGACTGAAAATGAAGGGGTCTTTCCTAGAGAAGCACATGTCCAGAAGGAAGTAGGTCCGTGGAATAATTTGGCAGCCATTCTTCAAATAACtaaaaagaagatttttggaaGTCTTATGGAGCAGAAGAGCAGTAGCACTCATGAATTAACTTCCACTTCTGATCTTAAGGGTTCCGATAATGTTGTATCTGCTGATAGTCATGGTAGTGGAAGTATGAGTAATCTTAAGATTACAATTCATTCAGAAAAGACATCTGTAGCTAATACGGAAGAAAATGTTGACAGTGAAACATCTCAGTCTTCTTACACAGACGAGAGTAAAGCTTTTGAGGTTGTTAATATGAACAAAACTTCAAATTCAGCTGGCCCTGAAGAATTGCTAAATGTCTCTTCAAAAGAATGTGAAGGGAGCTCTGACCATTCCAATGGCATATCTTCTGGTGTATCATCTATCTGCGGAAAAGCCAATTCCAATGACGGTGTTCAACTGATTAACGGTTTCCATCGTTCAGAGTTAgttgagaaagagagagaacaATTGCTAGTTGAGGAAGTATCATCAAGTGTACAAATCAGTTCTGGTGAAGATATCCTGTCAAAATTTGATTCATCTTGTGACTCAAAGAGGGTTTCCAGCTTAGTAGATGTTTctcaggaaaaaagaaataacgaacCAGAGTTGGAGGCCAAGAATGACCAAATGCAAAACAAGGAAGTAATATCAGAcattatttcaatttttgagAAGAATGGGACATCGAATCTCAAGCAGGTTACACATTCTAATAGTTTCTTACCGAGTGAAGCAACCAACAAATGGCGGGATGTTCTTGTGAAAAAATCAGTATTCTCTGCAAATGAACGCCATCCGGCCGAAGACACCTCTATTCCGATCTCACTTTCTAAGTCCGAAATGGATGAAATTGCATTAGTCTCCAATAATTCTTGTCACGTGGAAGCTGATCATCGAGCAACAGATCAGATTGTCGACCCAAAGAGTGAAAAATCTGTACCTAGAGAGTTTGAGCCCCTTAATGGAACTTCTCATAATATTTTTGGAAAGAGTGGCGACATAAAGAGCTTAATAGATTGTATTAGGGAGCTGCCTCCTCAGAAGCCATGTGTTGTTAGGCCTGAGGAAATGGTTGTTGACAGAGATAGGGAAAGAAGTGCAAATAGCAGTATCCAAGCACAAACTGATAAGCAGACACTTGacaggaaaaaaagaaagacttcATCTGAGGATGTGATTGGAAAGAAGGAAAACAGTAACCAAGAGATTGCATGTTTGATGGAAAAAGGTGACCTGAACAAGGGTGAGAGTGCCTCTTTATCTGAAAAGTTATcagatgaaaagaaaatgacTATAAAGTTCGTGAATGTTACAGCTAAAGAAAGTGATGTCTCTAAAGTTTTCAAGGGTTGTGGGGCTGTTACGAAGGTTGTGTTTCCAAGTGTCAAATCAACTAATTTTAAAGTTGCACACGTTTATTTTGAG TCAGAAGAAGGAAGGCAAAAGGCTCTTAAAAAAACTGAtatgatgattaagaatataGTAGCTTTGGAGGCCACTTCTCCTCAGAAAGGGAGAGAGAGGATGTGCATACCTAATTTAATTGGTTGTCCAGAAGTTCCCGCCTCATTGGTGAAGCATCCTTCAAGGACAGTTATgataaaaaaattgaacaacAATGTGTCCTTTCATGATATTAAAGAAGCTCTATCCTTTTGCAAAAGCAACATAACTGGAATTTTCTTTGGTTCGTCAAGCTCCGTTGCTTATGTGGAGTTTGAG ACAGTAGAGGGCAAAGAAATTGCTATTGAGAAGCATTCATTGATTGTGCTTGGAGAGAGACTATCAATCTTGAGAATCGATCCACCAAGAACAACCATCGTAAGGATATCAAATGTGGATTCCCTTGCAATGGGTAAAGTGACCTCCGTTTGCAAAAAACTGGGAAAGACTAGGCACTTCTTCCCGAGAACGAATGACATCCTGGATGTGCATTTCAAACTTGCTGAATGGCCAAGAATGTTAGAGATTTTAAACAG GTTGAACGGAGTCGAAGTAGATGGTCAACAGTTGGTAGCTAAGCCTGCACCTGTCTACCCCCCGGATGTGCTTAACGTTCTCTGGAGTCAACCCGAGGGGAGAAAACATTTGAAAACCGCGTTCAACAGCATGCTGCTGAAATTAGGGGAAGAAAATACTGGTTTGGCAATACTTGTTGATAACTTTTATGCTGATGTACAAGAAAGATGA